A window of the Zonotrichia leucophrys gambelii isolate GWCS_2022_RI chromosome 18, RI_Zleu_2.0, whole genome shotgun sequence genome harbors these coding sequences:
- the LOC135455197 gene encoding myosin heavy chain, skeletal muscle, adult-like isoform X3 has translation MSSDSEMAIFGEAAPYLRKSEKERIEAQNKPFDAKTSVFVVHPKESFVKGTITSRESGKVTVKTEGGETLTVKEDQIFSMNPPKYDKVEDMAMMTHLHEPAVLYNLKERYAAWMIYTYSGLFCVTVNPYKWLPVYNPEVVLAYRGKKRQEAPPHIFSISDNAYQFMLTDRENQSILITGESGAGKTVNTKRVIQYFATIAASGDKKKEEKSSGKMQGTLEDQIISANPLLEAFGNAKTVRNDNSSRFGKFIRIHFGATGKLASADIETYLLEKSRVTFQLKAERSYHIFYQIMSNKKPELIDMLLITTNPYDYQFVSQGEVTVASINDQEELMATDSAIDILGFTADERTAIYKLTGAVMHYGNLKFKQKQREEQAEPDGTEVADKAAYLMGLNSADLLKALCYPRVKVGNEYVTKGQNVQQVYNSVGALAKAVYEKMFLWMVVRINEQLDTKQPRQYFIGVLDIAGFEIFDFNSLEQLCINFTNEKLQQFFNHHMFVLEQEEYKKEGIEWEFIDFGMDLAACIELIEKPMGIFSILEEECMFPKATDTSFKNKLYDQHLGKSNNFQKPKPGKGKAEAHFSLVHYAGTVDYNITGWLEKNKDPLNETVIGLYQKSSVKTLALLFASAGGEASGGGGGGKKGGKKKGSSFQTVSALFRENLNKLMTNLRSTHPHFVRCIIPNETKTPGAMEHELVLHQLRCNGVLEGIRICRKGFPSRVLYADFKQRYKVLNASAIPEGQFIDSKKASEKLLGSIDVDHTQYKFGNTKVFFKAGLIGVLEEMRDEKLAQLITRTQAMCRGYLARVEYQRRVERRESIFCIQYNVRSFMNVKHWPWMKLFFKIKPLLKSAESEKEMANMKEEFEKTKEELAKSEAKRKEIEEKMASLMKEKNDLQLQVQSEADALADAEERCDQLIKTKIQLEAKIKEVTERAEDEEEINAELTAKKRKLEDECSELKKDIDDLELTLAKVEKEKHATENKVKNLTEEMAGLDETIAKLTKEKKALQEAHQQTLDDLQAEEDKVNTLTKAKTKLEQQVDDLEGSLEQEKKLRMDLERAKRKLEGDLKLAQDSIMDLENDKQQLDEKLKKKDFEISQIQGKIEDEQAVAMQFQKKIKELQARIEELEEEIEAERTSRAKAEKHRADLSRELEEISERLEEAGGATSAQIEMNKKREAEFQKMRRDLEEATLQHEATAAALRKKHADSTAELGEQIDNLQRVKQKLEKEKSELKMEIDDLASNMESVSKAKANLEKMCRTLEDQLSEIKTKEEEHQRMINDLTAQRARLQTESGELSRKVEEKDAMVSQLSRGKQAFTQQIEELKRHLEEEIKAKNALAHALQSARHDCDLLREQYEEEQEAKGELQRALSKANSEVAQWRTKYETDAIQRTEELEEAKKKLAQRLQDAEEHVEAVNAKCASLEKTKQRLQNEVEDLMIDVERSNAACAALDKKQKNFDKILAEWKQKYEETQAELEASQKESRSLSTELFKMKNAYEESLDHLETMKRENKNLQQEISDLTEQIAEGGKAIHELEKVKKQIEQEKSELQASLEEAEASLEHEEGKILRLQLELNQVKAEIDRKIAEKDEEIDQMKRNHLRIVDSMQSTLDAEIRSRNEALRLKKKMEGDLNEMEIQLSHANRVASEAQKNLRNTQAVLKDTQLHLDDALRTQEDLKEQVAMVERRANLLQAEVEELRAALEQTERSRKLAEQELLDASERVQLLHTQNTSLINTKKKLETDIAQIQGEMEDTIQEARNAEEKAKKAITDAAMMAEELKKEQDTSAHLERMKKNLDQTVKDLQLRLEEAEQLALKGGKKQIQKLEARVRELEGEVDAEQKRSAEAVKGVRKYERRVKELTYQSEEDRKNILRLQDLVDKLQMKVKSYKRQAEEAEELSNVNLSKFRKIQHELEEAEERADIAESQVNKLRVKSREIHVKKIAEEE, from the exons ATGTCCTCAGACTCGGAGATGGCCATCTTTGGGGAGGCGGCTCCTTACCTCCGAAAATCGGAGAAGGAGAGAATTGAGGCCCAGAACAAACCTTTTGATGCCAAGACATCTGTCTTCGTGGTTCATCCCAAAGAATCCTTCGTAAAAGGGACAATCACGAGCAGGGAATCGGGCAAAGTCACTGTCAAGACTGAAGGGGGAGAG ACCCTGACTGTGAAAGAAGATCAAATCTTCTCCATGAACCCTCCCAAGTATGACAAAGTCGAGGACATGGCCATGATGACCCACCTGCACGAACCCGCTGTGCTGTACAACCTCAAAGAGCGTTACGCAGCCTGGATGATCTAC ACCTACTCGGGTCTCTTCTGCGTCACTGTCAACCCCTACAAGTGGCTGCCGGTGTACAACCCCGAGGTGGTGTTGGCCTACCGAGGCAAGAAGCGCCAGGAGGCCCCTCCACACATCTTCTCCATCTCTGACAACGCCTATCAGTTCATGCTGACTG ATCGGGAGAACCAGTCCATCCTGATCAC CGGAGAATCCGGGGCCGGGAAGACTGTGAACACCAAGCGTGTCATCCAGTACTTTGCAACAATTGCAGCCAGTGGAGacaagaaaaaggaggagaagtCATCAGGCAAAATGCAG GGAACGCTTGAGGATCAAATCATCAGCGCCAACCCACTGCTGGAGGCCTTTGGAAACGCCAAGACCGTGAGGAACGACAACTCCTCACGCTTT GGCAAATTCATCAGAATCCACTTTGGTGCCACAGGCAAACTGGCTTCTGCTGACATTGAAACTT ATCTGCTGGAGAAGTCCAGAGTCACTTTCCAGCTCAAGGCGGAAAGGAGCTACCACATCTTTTATCAGATCATGTCCAACAAGAAGCCGGAGCTAATCG ACATGCTCCTCATCACCACCAACCCCTATGACTACCAGTTTGTGAGTCAAGGTGAAGTCACTGTTGCCAGCATTAATGACCAGGAGGAGCTGATGGCTACAGAT AGTGCCATTGACATCCTGGGCTTCACTGCTGATGAGAGGACAGCCATCTACAAGCTGACAGGGGCTGTCATGCACTATGGGAACCTGAAGTTCAAGCAGAAACAAcgagaggagcaggcagagcccgaTGGCACCGAAG TTGCTGACAAGGCTGCCTACCTGATGGGTCTGAACTCAGCAGACCTGCTCAAGGCCCTCTGCTACCCCCGAGTCAAGGTGGGGAATGAATACGTGACCAAAGGCCAAAATGTGCAGCAG GTATACAATTCAGTGGGTGCCCTGGCGAAGGCTGTCTATGAGAAGATGTTCCTGTGGATGGTTGTTCGCATCAACGAACAGCTGGACACGAAGCAGCCCAGGCAGTACTTCATTGGTGTCCTGGACATTGCTGGCTTTGAGATCTTTGAT TTcaacagcctggagcagctgtgcatCAACTTCACGAATGAGAAACTGCAACAGTTCTTCAACCACCACATGTtcgtgctggagcaggaggagtaCAAGAAGGAGGGCATTGAATGGGAGTTCATTGACTTTGGCATGGACCTGGCTGCCTGCATTGAGCTCATTGAGAAG CCCATGGGCATCTTCTCCATCCTGGAAGAGGAGTGCATGTTCCCCAAGGCAACTGACACCTCTTTCAAGAACAAGCTCTATGACCAGCACCTGGGCAAGTCCAACAACTTCCAGAAGCCCAAGCCAGGCAAAGGCAAGGCTGAGGCCCATTTCTCCCTGGTGCACTATGCTGGCACAGTGGACTACAACATCACAGGGTGGCTGGAGAAGAACAAGGACCCTCTGAATGAAACTGTCATTGGGCTGTACCAGAAATCATCTGTGAAGACCCTGGCTTTACTCTTTGCCTCTGCTGGAGGAGAG GctagtggtggtggtggtggtggcaagAAGGGAGGCAAGAAGAAGGGCTCTTCTTTCCAGACCGTCTCAGCTCTTTTCCGG GAGAATCTGAACAAGCTGATGACCAATCTGCGGAGCACTCACCCCCACTTTGTGCGCTGCATCATCCCCAATGAGACTAAAACACCTG GTGCCATGGAGCACGAGCTGGTGCTGCACCAGCTGCGCTGTAACGGCGTGCTGGAAGGGATCAGGATCTGCAGGAAAGGGTTCCCCAGCAGAGTCCTCTATGCTGACTTCAAACAGAG ATACAAGGTGCTTAATGCCAGTGCCATTCCTGAGGGACAGTTCATCGATAGCAAGAAGGCTTCTGAGAAGCTGCTTGGGTCAATCGATGTGGATCACACCCAGTACAAATTTGGAAACACCAAG GTGTTCTTCAAAGCTGGGCTGATAGGGGTCCTGgaggagatgagagatgagaagCTGGCGCAGCTCATCACTCGCACCCAGGCCATGTGTAGAGGCTACCTGGCAAGGGTGGAGTACCAGAGAAGGGTGGAGAGAAG GGAATCCATCTTCTGCATCCAGTACAACGTTCGCTCATTCATGAATGTCAAACACTGGCCATGGATGAAGCTGTTCTTCAAGATCAAGCCCTTGCTGAAGAGTGCAGAGTCTGAGAAGGAGATGGCCAACATGAAGGAGGAATTTGAGAAAACCAAGGAAGAGCTTGCAAAGTCTGAGGCAAAGCGGAAGGAGATTgaagagaaaatggcctcaCTGATGAAGGAGAAGAATGACCTGCAGCTCCAAGTGCAATCA GAAGCAGATGCTTTGGCCGATGCAGAGGAAAGGTGCGACCAGCTgatcaaaaccaaaatccagCTGGAAGCCAAAATTAAGGAAGTGACTGAAAGGGCAGAGgatgaagaagaaattaatgCTGAGTTGACAGCCAAGAAGAGGAAGCTGGAGGATGAATGTTCAGAGCTGAAGAAAGATATTGATGACCTTGAGCTAACACTGGCCaaggtggagaaggaaaaacatgCCACCGAAAACAAG GTGAAAAACCTGACTGAGGAGATGGCAGGTCTGGACGAGACCATTGCCAAGCTGACAAAGGAGAAGAAAGCCCTCCAAGAGGCGCATCAGCAGACCCTGGATGacctgcaggcagaggaagacAAAGTCAATACTCTGACCAAAGCCAAGACCAAGCTGGAACAGCAAGTGGATGAT CTGGAAGGGTCCCTGGAGCAAGAGAAGAAACTGCGCATGGACCTGGAGAGAGCAAAGAGGAAACTGGAAGGAGACCTGAAGCTGGCCCAGGACAGCATCATGGATTTGGAGAATgacaagcagcagctggatgagAAACTGAAGAA GAAAGACTTTGAAATCAGCCAGATCCAGGGCAAGATCGAGGATGAACAAGCAGTGGCTATGCAATTTCAGAAGAAGATcaaggagctgcag GCCCGcattgaggagctggaggaggaaattGAGGCAGAGCGAACCTCTCGCGCTAAAGCGGAGAAGCATCGTGCTGACCTGtccagggagctggaggagatcaGTGAGCGCCTGGAAGAAGCAGGAGGGGCCACATCAGCTCAGATTGAGATGAACAAGAAGCGCGAGGCAGAGTTCCAGAAGATGCGCCGTGACCTGGAAGAGGCCACGCTGCAGCACGAAGCCACGGCTGCCGCCCTGCGCAAGAAGCACGcggacagcacagctgagctgggcgAGCAGATCGACAACCTGCAACGCGTGAAGcagaagctggagaaggagaagagtgAGCTGAAGATGGAGATTGATGACTTGGCCAGCAACATGGAGTCTGTTTCCAAAGCCAAG GCCAACCTGGAGAAGATGTGCCGCACTCTGGAAGATCAGCTGAGTGAGATTAAAACGAAGGAAGAAGAGCATCAGCGCATGATCAATGACCTCACTGCTCAAAGAGCTCGTCTGCAGACAGAGTCAG GTGAATTATCACGTAAGGTGGAAGAGAAAGATGCTATGGTTTCTCAGCTGTCAAGAGGCAAACAGGCTTTCACCCAGCAGATTGAGGAACTCAAGAGGCATCTGGAGGAAGAGATAAAG GCCAAGAATGCCCTGGCCCATGCCCTCCAGTCTGCTCGCCATGACTGTGACTTGCTCCGGGAACAAtatgaggaggagcaggaggccaAGGGGGAGCTGCAGCGAGCCCTGTCCAAGGCCAACAGTGAAGTGGCCCAGTGGAGAACCAAATACGAGACGGACGCGATTCAGCGCACGGAGGAGCTCGAGGAGGCCAA GAAGAAGCTGGCCCAGCGCCTGCAGGATGCAGAGGAGCATGTTGAGGCTGTCAATGCCAAATGTGCCTCCCTGGAAAAGacaaagcagaggctgcagaatgAAGTGGAGGACCTGATGATTGATGTGGAGAGATCcaatgctgcctgtgctgctctggataAGAAGCAGAAGAACTTTGACAAG ATCCTGGCAGAATGGAAGCAGAAGTATGAGGAAAcgcaggctgagctggaggcCTCGCAGAAGGAGTCGCGCTCTCTGAGCACGGAGCTGTTCAAGATGAAGAATGCCTATGAGGAGTCCTTGGACCACCTGGAAACAATGAAGCGGGAGAACAAGAACCTGCAGC AGGAGATTTCCGACCTAACTGAGCAGATTGCGGAGGGAGGAAAGGCAATTCATGAGCTGGAGAAAGTGAAGAAGCAGATTGAGCAGGAGAAATCTGAACTGCAAGCCTCCCTGGAGGAAGCTGAG GCCTCCCTGGAACATGAGGAGGGGAAGATCCTGCGCCTGCAGCTTGAGCTCAACCAAGTGAAGGCTGAGATTGACAGGAAGATAGCCGAGAAAGATGAGGAGATTGATCAGATGAAAAGAAACCACCTCAGAATTGTGGACTCGATGCAGAGCACCCTGGATGCTGagatcaggagcaggaatgaagCCCTgagactgaagaagaaaatggaggGAGATCTGAATGAAATGGAGATCCAACTGAGCCATGCCAACCGTGTGGCTTCAGAGGCACAGAAGAATCTGAGAAacacccaggctgtgctcaAG GACACCCAGCTGCACCTGGACGATGCTCTCAGGACACAGGAGGACCTGAAGGAGCAGGTGGCCATGGTGGAGCGCAGAGCAAACCTGCTGCAGGCTGAAGTTGAGGAGCTCcgggcagccctggagcagacGGAGCGGTCGAGGAAattggctgagcaggagcttCTGGATGCAAGTGAGAGAGTTCAGCTCCTCCATACTCAG AACACCAGCCTGATCAACACCAAGAAGAAGCTGGAAACAGACATTGCCCAGATCCAGGGTGAAATGGAGGATACCATCCAGGAAGCCCGCAATGCTGAGGAGAAGGCCAAGAAGGCCATCACAGAT GCGGCCATGATGGCAGAAGAGCTGAAGAAGGAGCAGGACACCAGTGCCCACCTGGAGAGGATGAAGAAGA
- the LOC135455197 gene encoding myosin heavy chain, skeletal muscle, adult-like isoform X1: MSSDSEMAIFGEAAPYLRKSEKERIEAQNKPFDAKTSVFVVHPKESFVKGTITSRESGKVTVKTEGGETLTVKEDQIFSMNPPKYDKVEDMAMMTHLHEPAVLYNLKERYAAWMIYTYSGLFCVTVNPYKWLPVYNPEVVLAYRGKKRQEAPPHIFSISDNAYQFMLTDRENQSILITGESGAGKTVNTKRVIQYFATIAASGDKKKEEKSSGKMQGTLEDQIISANPLLEAFGNAKTVRNDNSSRFGKFIRIHFGATGKLASADIETYLLEKSRVTFQLKAERSYHIFYQIMSNKKPELIDMLLITTNPYDYQFVSQGEVTVASINDQEELMATDSAIDILGFTADERTAIYKLTGAVMHYGNLKFKQKQREEQAEPDGTEVADKAAYLMGLNSADLLKALCYPRVKVGNEYVTKGQNVQQVYNSVGALAKAVYEKMFLWMVVRINEQLDTKQPRQYFIGVLDIAGFEIFDFNSLEQLCINFTNEKLQQFFNHHMFVLEQEEYKKEGIEWEFIDFGMDLAACIELIEKPMGIFSILEEECMFPKATDTSFKNKLYDQHLGKSNNFQKPKPGKGKAEAHFSLVHYAGTVDYNITGWLEKNKDPLNETVIGLYQKSSVKTLALLFASAGGEAEASGGGGGGKKGGKKKGSSFQTVSALFRENLNKLMTNLRSTHPHFVRCIIPNETKTPGAMEHELVLHQLRCNGVLEGIRICRKGFPSRVLYADFKQRYKVLNASAIPEGQFIDSKKASEKLLGSIDVDHTQYKFGNTKVFFKAGLIGVLEEMRDEKLAQLITRTQAMCRGYLARVEYQRRVERRESIFCIQYNVRSFMNVKHWPWMKLFFKIKPLLKSAESEKEMANMKEEFEKTKEELAKSEAKRKEIEEKMASLMKEKNDLQLQVQSEADALADAEERCDQLIKTKIQLEAKIKEVTERAEDEEEINAELTAKKRKLEDECSELKKDIDDLELTLAKVEKEKHATENKVKNLTEEMAGLDETIAKLTKEKKALQEAHQQTLDDLQAEEDKVNTLTKAKTKLEQQVDDLEGSLEQEKKLRMDLERAKRKLEGDLKLAQDSIMDLENDKQQLDEKLKKKDFEISQIQGKIEDEQAVAMQFQKKIKELQARIEELEEEIEAERTSRAKAEKHRADLSRELEEISERLEEAGGATSAQIEMNKKREAEFQKMRRDLEEATLQHEATAAALRKKHADSTAELGEQIDNLQRVKQKLEKEKSELKMEIDDLASNMESVSKAKANLEKMCRTLEDQLSEIKTKEEEHQRMINDLTAQRARLQTESGELSRKVEEKDAMVSQLSRGKQAFTQQIEELKRHLEEEIKAKNALAHALQSARHDCDLLREQYEEEQEAKGELQRALSKANSEVAQWRTKYETDAIQRTEELEEAKKKLAQRLQDAEEHVEAVNAKCASLEKTKQRLQNEVEDLMIDVERSNAACAALDKKQKNFDKILAEWKQKYEETQAELEASQKESRSLSTELFKMKNAYEESLDHLETMKRENKNLQQEISDLTEQIAEGGKAIHELEKVKKQIEQEKSELQASLEEAEASLEHEEGKILRLQLELNQVKAEIDRKIAEKDEEIDQMKRNHLRIVDSMQSTLDAEIRSRNEALRLKKKMEGDLNEMEIQLSHANRVASEAQKNLRNTQAVLKDTQLHLDDALRTQEDLKEQVAMVERRANLLQAEVEELRAALEQTERSRKLAEQELLDASERVQLLHTQNTSLINTKKKLETDIAQIQGEMEDTIQEARNAEEKAKKAITDAAMMAEELKKEQDTSAHLERMKKNLDQTVKDLQLRLEEAEQLALKGGKKQIQKLEARVRELEGEVDAEQKRSAEAVKGVRKYERRVKELTYQSEEDRKNILRLQDLVDKLQMKVKSYKRQAEEAEELSNVNLSKFRKIQHELEEAEERADIAESQVNKLRVKSREIHVKKIAEEE; the protein is encoded by the exons ATGTCCTCAGACTCGGAGATGGCCATCTTTGGGGAGGCGGCTCCTTACCTCCGAAAATCGGAGAAGGAGAGAATTGAGGCCCAGAACAAACCTTTTGATGCCAAGACATCTGTCTTCGTGGTTCATCCCAAAGAATCCTTCGTAAAAGGGACAATCACGAGCAGGGAATCGGGCAAAGTCACTGTCAAGACTGAAGGGGGAGAG ACCCTGACTGTGAAAGAAGATCAAATCTTCTCCATGAACCCTCCCAAGTATGACAAAGTCGAGGACATGGCCATGATGACCCACCTGCACGAACCCGCTGTGCTGTACAACCTCAAAGAGCGTTACGCAGCCTGGATGATCTAC ACCTACTCGGGTCTCTTCTGCGTCACTGTCAACCCCTACAAGTGGCTGCCGGTGTACAACCCCGAGGTGGTGTTGGCCTACCGAGGCAAGAAGCGCCAGGAGGCCCCTCCACACATCTTCTCCATCTCTGACAACGCCTATCAGTTCATGCTGACTG ATCGGGAGAACCAGTCCATCCTGATCAC CGGAGAATCCGGGGCCGGGAAGACTGTGAACACCAAGCGTGTCATCCAGTACTTTGCAACAATTGCAGCCAGTGGAGacaagaaaaaggaggagaagtCATCAGGCAAAATGCAG GGAACGCTTGAGGATCAAATCATCAGCGCCAACCCACTGCTGGAGGCCTTTGGAAACGCCAAGACCGTGAGGAACGACAACTCCTCACGCTTT GGCAAATTCATCAGAATCCACTTTGGTGCCACAGGCAAACTGGCTTCTGCTGACATTGAAACTT ATCTGCTGGAGAAGTCCAGAGTCACTTTCCAGCTCAAGGCGGAAAGGAGCTACCACATCTTTTATCAGATCATGTCCAACAAGAAGCCGGAGCTAATCG ACATGCTCCTCATCACCACCAACCCCTATGACTACCAGTTTGTGAGTCAAGGTGAAGTCACTGTTGCCAGCATTAATGACCAGGAGGAGCTGATGGCTACAGAT AGTGCCATTGACATCCTGGGCTTCACTGCTGATGAGAGGACAGCCATCTACAAGCTGACAGGGGCTGTCATGCACTATGGGAACCTGAAGTTCAAGCAGAAACAAcgagaggagcaggcagagcccgaTGGCACCGAAG TTGCTGACAAGGCTGCCTACCTGATGGGTCTGAACTCAGCAGACCTGCTCAAGGCCCTCTGCTACCCCCGAGTCAAGGTGGGGAATGAATACGTGACCAAAGGCCAAAATGTGCAGCAG GTATACAATTCAGTGGGTGCCCTGGCGAAGGCTGTCTATGAGAAGATGTTCCTGTGGATGGTTGTTCGCATCAACGAACAGCTGGACACGAAGCAGCCCAGGCAGTACTTCATTGGTGTCCTGGACATTGCTGGCTTTGAGATCTTTGAT TTcaacagcctggagcagctgtgcatCAACTTCACGAATGAGAAACTGCAACAGTTCTTCAACCACCACATGTtcgtgctggagcaggaggagtaCAAGAAGGAGGGCATTGAATGGGAGTTCATTGACTTTGGCATGGACCTGGCTGCCTGCATTGAGCTCATTGAGAAG CCCATGGGCATCTTCTCCATCCTGGAAGAGGAGTGCATGTTCCCCAAGGCAACTGACACCTCTTTCAAGAACAAGCTCTATGACCAGCACCTGGGCAAGTCCAACAACTTCCAGAAGCCCAAGCCAGGCAAAGGCAAGGCTGAGGCCCATTTCTCCCTGGTGCACTATGCTGGCACAGTGGACTACAACATCACAGGGTGGCTGGAGAAGAACAAGGACCCTCTGAATGAAACTGTCATTGGGCTGTACCAGAAATCATCTGTGAAGACCCTGGCTTTACTCTTTGCCTCTGCTGGAGGAGAGGCAG AGGctagtggtggtggtggtggtggcaagAAGGGAGGCAAGAAGAAGGGCTCTTCTTTCCAGACCGTCTCAGCTCTTTTCCGG GAGAATCTGAACAAGCTGATGACCAATCTGCGGAGCACTCACCCCCACTTTGTGCGCTGCATCATCCCCAATGAGACTAAAACACCTG GTGCCATGGAGCACGAGCTGGTGCTGCACCAGCTGCGCTGTAACGGCGTGCTGGAAGGGATCAGGATCTGCAGGAAAGGGTTCCCCAGCAGAGTCCTCTATGCTGACTTCAAACAGAG ATACAAGGTGCTTAATGCCAGTGCCATTCCTGAGGGACAGTTCATCGATAGCAAGAAGGCTTCTGAGAAGCTGCTTGGGTCAATCGATGTGGATCACACCCAGTACAAATTTGGAAACACCAAG GTGTTCTTCAAAGCTGGGCTGATAGGGGTCCTGgaggagatgagagatgagaagCTGGCGCAGCTCATCACTCGCACCCAGGCCATGTGTAGAGGCTACCTGGCAAGGGTGGAGTACCAGAGAAGGGTGGAGAGAAG GGAATCCATCTTCTGCATCCAGTACAACGTTCGCTCATTCATGAATGTCAAACACTGGCCATGGATGAAGCTGTTCTTCAAGATCAAGCCCTTGCTGAAGAGTGCAGAGTCTGAGAAGGAGATGGCCAACATGAAGGAGGAATTTGAGAAAACCAAGGAAGAGCTTGCAAAGTCTGAGGCAAAGCGGAAGGAGATTgaagagaaaatggcctcaCTGATGAAGGAGAAGAATGACCTGCAGCTCCAAGTGCAATCA GAAGCAGATGCTTTGGCCGATGCAGAGGAAAGGTGCGACCAGCTgatcaaaaccaaaatccagCTGGAAGCCAAAATTAAGGAAGTGACTGAAAGGGCAGAGgatgaagaagaaattaatgCTGAGTTGACAGCCAAGAAGAGGAAGCTGGAGGATGAATGTTCAGAGCTGAAGAAAGATATTGATGACCTTGAGCTAACACTGGCCaaggtggagaaggaaaaacatgCCACCGAAAACAAG GTGAAAAACCTGACTGAGGAGATGGCAGGTCTGGACGAGACCATTGCCAAGCTGACAAAGGAGAAGAAAGCCCTCCAAGAGGCGCATCAGCAGACCCTGGATGacctgcaggcagaggaagacAAAGTCAATACTCTGACCAAAGCCAAGACCAAGCTGGAACAGCAAGTGGATGAT CTGGAAGGGTCCCTGGAGCAAGAGAAGAAACTGCGCATGGACCTGGAGAGAGCAAAGAGGAAACTGGAAGGAGACCTGAAGCTGGCCCAGGACAGCATCATGGATTTGGAGAATgacaagcagcagctggatgagAAACTGAAGAA GAAAGACTTTGAAATCAGCCAGATCCAGGGCAAGATCGAGGATGAACAAGCAGTGGCTATGCAATTTCAGAAGAAGATcaaggagctgcag GCCCGcattgaggagctggaggaggaaattGAGGCAGAGCGAACCTCTCGCGCTAAAGCGGAGAAGCATCGTGCTGACCTGtccagggagctggaggagatcaGTGAGCGCCTGGAAGAAGCAGGAGGGGCCACATCAGCTCAGATTGAGATGAACAAGAAGCGCGAGGCAGAGTTCCAGAAGATGCGCCGTGACCTGGAAGAGGCCACGCTGCAGCACGAAGCCACGGCTGCCGCCCTGCGCAAGAAGCACGcggacagcacagctgagctgggcgAGCAGATCGACAACCTGCAACGCGTGAAGcagaagctggagaaggagaagagtgAGCTGAAGATGGAGATTGATGACTTGGCCAGCAACATGGAGTCTGTTTCCAAAGCCAAG GCCAACCTGGAGAAGATGTGCCGCACTCTGGAAGATCAGCTGAGTGAGATTAAAACGAAGGAAGAAGAGCATCAGCGCATGATCAATGACCTCACTGCTCAAAGAGCTCGTCTGCAGACAGAGTCAG GTGAATTATCACGTAAGGTGGAAGAGAAAGATGCTATGGTTTCTCAGCTGTCAAGAGGCAAACAGGCTTTCACCCAGCAGATTGAGGAACTCAAGAGGCATCTGGAGGAAGAGATAAAG GCCAAGAATGCCCTGGCCCATGCCCTCCAGTCTGCTCGCCATGACTGTGACTTGCTCCGGGAACAAtatgaggaggagcaggaggccaAGGGGGAGCTGCAGCGAGCCCTGTCCAAGGCCAACAGTGAAGTGGCCCAGTGGAGAACCAAATACGAGACGGACGCGATTCAGCGCACGGAGGAGCTCGAGGAGGCCAA GAAGAAGCTGGCCCAGCGCCTGCAGGATGCAGAGGAGCATGTTGAGGCTGTCAATGCCAAATGTGCCTCCCTGGAAAAGacaaagcagaggctgcagaatgAAGTGGAGGACCTGATGATTGATGTGGAGAGATCcaatgctgcctgtgctgctctggataAGAAGCAGAAGAACTTTGACAAG ATCCTGGCAGAATGGAAGCAGAAGTATGAGGAAAcgcaggctgagctggaggcCTCGCAGAAGGAGTCGCGCTCTCTGAGCACGGAGCTGTTCAAGATGAAGAATGCCTATGAGGAGTCCTTGGACCACCTGGAAACAATGAAGCGGGAGAACAAGAACCTGCAGC AGGAGATTTCCGACCTAACTGAGCAGATTGCGGAGGGAGGAAAGGCAATTCATGAGCTGGAGAAAGTGAAGAAGCAGATTGAGCAGGAGAAATCTGAACTGCAAGCCTCCCTGGAGGAAGCTGAG GCCTCCCTGGAACATGAGGAGGGGAAGATCCTGCGCCTGCAGCTTGAGCTCAACCAAGTGAAGGCTGAGATTGACAGGAAGATAGCCGAGAAAGATGAGGAGATTGATCAGATGAAAAGAAACCACCTCAGAATTGTGGACTCGATGCAGAGCACCCTGGATGCTGagatcaggagcaggaatgaagCCCTgagactgaagaagaaaatggaggGAGATCTGAATGAAATGGAGATCCAACTGAGCCATGCCAACCGTGTGGCTTCAGAGGCACAGAAGAATCTGAGAAacacccaggctgtgctcaAG GACACCCAGCTGCACCTGGACGATGCTCTCAGGACACAGGAGGACCTGAAGGAGCAGGTGGCCATGGTGGAGCGCAGAGCAAACCTGCTGCAGGCTGAAGTTGAGGAGCTCcgggcagccctggagcagacGGAGCGGTCGAGGAAattggctgagcaggagcttCTGGATGCAAGTGAGAGAGTTCAGCTCCTCCATACTCAG AACACCAGCCTGATCAACACCAAGAAGAAGCTGGAAACAGACATTGCCCAGATCCAGGGTGAAATGGAGGATACCATCCAGGAAGCCCGCAATGCTGAGGAGAAGGCCAAGAAGGCCATCACAGAT GCGGCCATGATGGCAGAAGAGCTGAAGAAGGAGCAGGACACCAGTGCCCACCTGGAGAGGATGAAGAAGA